CCTGGCCAGCGCCTCGGCCGCGGCCACCGCGCTGCTGAGCGCCTGCTCGTCCGGGCAGAACCAGCCGGCGGCCACCGGCGGGGCGGGCACGGCCGGGGACTTCCCGGCCACGCCGAAGTGGAAGTTCGTCCTGGTCTGTCCATCGTGATCATCGCGCACAACCACGCCCAGGTCCTGGAGGTGTGCGACCGGGTGAACCTGCTGCAGCACGGCACGATCACGTTCGACCGGCCCACGGCGCAGACCTCGCTCGCCGAGCTGACGGAGCTGGTGGTGGAGGAGTATCGAAGAGCGCGGATCCGGGGCCGATCCCCGTGACGCGGTAATCCTGGGGCGTTCGGAGGGACTACTGGGTGTGGACGATCCCGAAGAACGATTCACCGACCTCTACGACCGGCACTACCGCAACGTGCTGGGCTACGCCCTGCTGCGGGCCGACCGGGACGTGGCCGAGGACGTGTCGAGCGAGACGTTCCTCGTGGCCTGGCGGCGGCTGGCCGACCTGCCGGAGCCGCCGCTGCCCTGGCTGCTCGGGGTGGCGCGCAACCTGCTGGCCAAGCAGCGCGACTCGCGCCACCGGCGGCAGGCCCTGGTCGATCGCATCGCCGCGCTGACCACCGCCCGCGACCACGAGGCGTGGGACGTGGCCGAGCACGTCGTCGACAGGGAGACCGCCCTGGCCGCGCTCTGCGCGCTGCCGGAGCAGGACGTGGAGGCGATGGTCTTCGCCACCTGGTACGGGCTGCCGCCCGAGCAGGCGGCCGGCGTCATGGGCTGCTCGGTGCGCACGTACAACGTCCGGTTGCACCGCGCCCGCAAGCGGCTGGCCCGCGCGCTGAGCCTCGGCGGCGGCCCGCGTCCGCGACTGCTCGACACACCCTTGGAGGACCCCCGATGACTGACCGTACGTTCGCCAGGCTCAAGCCCGAAGGGCTGGACGAGCTCGCGGAGGACGGTTACCGGCGACGCCGCGCGGCCGACCTGGCCCGCGCCTTCGCCACCCCGCGCACCTTCGCCGCCCCGCGCGCCTTCGCCACCCCGCGCGCCCACCCCGGGTCCACGCACCCGCGCCTGCGCCGGCGGCGCCCGTTCGTCCTGGCGGCGGGCACCGTCGCGGCCGGGCTCGCGGCCGTCGCGGCCACCTTCACGGCCACCTTCGTGGTCACCGGTGACCCCGCGCCCCGCCAGGCCCCGCCGTCCGCCCGGCCGGTGCTGGATGCGCGCTCGTTCCTGCTGGCCGCCGCCACAACCGCGCGCCGCGAGCCCGCCGAATCGGGCCGCTACTGGTACGTCAACGAGCGCGTGCTGCAGAAGGTGCACGTCGCGCCCGAGGAGTACGCGGCCGAGATCAAGAAGCTGGCCGCGACGTTCGAGCAGCGGGAACGGGAGCTCAAGGGCGACCTGAGGCGGCTCGAAGCGGCACGCGAGGAGTTCGAGCAGCAGGTCGGCGAGCTGAAGAGGCGCGAGCTGCCGTACACGGCCTACGCGGCCGACACCACCGAGAGCTGGCGGGCCATGCGTCCCGGCGAGGCCGGCCGCAGCGTGCGCGGGCAGGACGTGGCGGTCACGTTCGGCTCCCCGCAGGACGAGGCCGATTGGCGCGCGGCCGGCTCGCCCGCGCTGGTGGAGCGGGGGAAGCGGACGCACGAGGACAACACCCCCCGGGTGTTGTCCATCGACAACCCCGGCCTGACCCTCCAGAACGTCTCCGCGCTGCCCACCGGCAAGGACGAGCTCAAGCGACGCCTGGACGAGCTGTGGCGGCGCAGCCCCAACACGGCGGGCGCCGACAAGGCCGGCTACCTGTGGCAGACAGGCGTGGACCTGATGACCGCGCCGATCAGGCCCGGCACCCGCTCCGCCCTCTACCAGGTGCTGGCCGACCAGCCGGGCATCACCGCCCAGGGCGAGGTCACGGACGCGCTGGGGCGCGCGGGGGTCGCCCTGTCCTCGTCCACGGCCGACGGGGTCTCCTTCCGGCTCGTCATCGACCCGGAGACGGCCGAGTTGCTGGAGTACGACGTGGCGGATCAAGGGGTGACGCAGCTGCGGGTGGCGCTGGCCGGCATGGGCTTCACCGACGAGCTGGGCCAGCGGCCCTGACCTTCCGGGCTCAGCCGAATCGCACCGTGACCGTCACCGAGGCGCCCTCCTGATCGGCCGGCCGCTCGAACCTGAGCCCGCCGCCGGTCAGGAGCGCGGCGCCGTCCAGCAGCTCGGCCACCGGCCTGGCCCAGGTCAGCGTCAGCTCGTCCAGCTCGCAGCGGGGGTCGGCGACGGTCACGGCCGCGGTGCCGCCGGGCCGCTCGCGCACCAGGACGGCGCACGGGGCGGACGCGGTGAGGCCGCCCACCGTCCCGGCGTTCCAGAAGCAGGCGGACAGAAGCCCCAGCCCCGGCACCTGCACGGCCTGCAGCCGCGCCGTGTTGGCCAGCACCCGCACCAGACCGTCGGCGGGCCTGGGCTCGCTCGCGTCCGGCAGCACCAGGGCTCGGGCCTGGGTCTCCTCCCTCCCCGCACCCGGCAGCAGCAGGTAGGCGTAGGACGCCGCGCGCGGATCGACGCCGTGATCCAGCCACAGCGTCACGTAGTCACGACTCACCCCGCCACCGTCCCGCCGCTCCCGCGACGTACGCAGCTCCTGGCCGGGCACCACATAACCCCCGTGCCCTTCGAGATGCGCCCACCCGGCCCCCACCGTGAGCCGCGCGGCGGTCCTGCGGTTGTCCACGACGGTCTCGACAGCCACCCCGTCCTCCCCGGAGATCCCCGCACCCAGGCACACGATCGCGTCATCCAGGAAGAACCACGACTTGAACGCCTCCATCGTGCTCTCCAGCCCGCTCAGGTGCTGCCCCACCGCCGCGTACGTCCCGTCGCAGGCCCCGCCGACCCACCGCCACGGCGTGCGCGTGTCACCCCACCCCGCACCCGCCCCGTCGGGCAGCCGCAACGTGGACACGGTGGTGCCCGGCAGCCGGTAGGGGTCCACGGTCGGCCAGAAGGAGTCGGAGTACTGGTCGCCGTGCCCCTCGGCCCACCAGTAGAGCATCCCCGAGCCGGTGTGCCAGCCGCGCAGGTTCTCGCCGTTGCCGTGCTCGTAGTGGCCGACGCGGTGCGAGGCCATGCTGAGCGCCGCGCACCAGCCGGGCCGCCGGTGCACGGCCCTGGCGCTCATCGGCAGCAGCCGGTGCCCCACGGGCTCGGCCGCCGCGGCTACGGCGCCGTCCGCCATGACCGCCGCCAGGCGGGCGTGGAAGGCGGGCTCTGCGGCGTGCTCCAGCATCGGCCGGTACGTGCCGCGCACCGCCCACCCCTTGACCATGGCCTGCCAGCGCGCCCGCTGCTCCCCGGTGGCGCTCTCCCCGAGCAGCAGGACGGCGGCGGCGATCTCCCGCCCGCGCTCGTGGTCGCCGAACGGCCGCCTGCCGACGCTCCGCCCGCGTACCAGGTCCATGCAGGCCCCGTCGTGCACGAAAGGCGCGAACGAGCGCTCGACCGTCTCGAAGATCCGCCGGTCGGCCGGCTCCCACGGCGAGCCGCGCAGGACCGCGTACAGCGTGGCCAGCCCCGACAGCAGTGTCACCCCGTACGCGCCCTGGTAGGGCACCCACGAGTGCTGGATGAACGACCCGTCCCGGTAGAACCCGTCACCTTCCGAGACCGTCGCGAACACCGGCGACAGCGCCGACACCGCCAGCGCCGCCCTGCCGTGGTCGTCGTCCAGCATGGCCCGCAGCAGCGTCACCACACACAGGTCCACCCGGTTCGCGGCGGTGCTGTTGCCGGAGTAGCGGTGCAGGCGGCTCGGCGGCACGTAGTGATCCACCGACTCGGCCAGCGCCTGGCTCCACGTGCCCGCCAGTACGCAGGCGTCCATCAGCGCCTTCGGCACGCCGATCTGCCAGTGCCACCAGTTGCCCGGGGCGTCGCCGCCCGCCGCGTACACGTGCCGCCGGTAGTGCTCCACCCCGGTGGCGACGGCCTCGGCGAGGCCCGCGTCCGCGAGGCCCAGCGCGTACGCCTGCGCCATCACCCGCAGCCGCCTCGGCGTGGCCACGAACGACGGGAACGCCTGGTCGGGCCAGAGCGAGTCGGGCCCGGTCGCCATCGAGGCGCGATACCGCGCGGCCGCCCGGCCCAGCGCCGCCAGCCGGGCCCGGTAGCGCTCGGAGTCGTGCCCCGGCCCCGCCGTCACCTCCCGCCAGCGGCGGCGCAGCAGGACGAACGTCTCGTCGGGCGTGTGCGCCGCCCGCGCCGGCGCCAACGCGCCCGCCGTTCCGGCCACGGCCACGCCGCCGAGCCGGAGGAATAATCGCCTGGTTGGCAGCGGCACGCCCCGATTATCACGCGCCGGGCAACACGATCACCACGCCCGGCAAGCACCCACCCGCGCGGGGCGTGACACGAGCACCGGCCTCACGCCCCGCGCAGGGCGACGAACCAGTCGAGCACCTCGGGCAGCGACCGGCGGGCGGTCGTCGTGTGATCGACGTCACCCACGTCCTTCAACGCCGCCTTCACCCCGCTCACCCGCAGCTCCCGCAGGCAGTACCGCGAGTTGTCATAGGCCACGTCCTTGTCACCACGCCCCGCGTACAGCCGCACCGGCACCCCGGGACGCCACCCCGCGCACGTCACGTCCTTCACCTTCATCGCCCGCAGCAACGCCCCCGACGGTTTGGTGATCCGCTCCAGGTAGGCGGCGGTGACGAGATCGCGCGGCGAGCCCGGCAGCCCGGCCGCGATCTGCTCGAAGCTGTGGTCCCCCGTCGAACAGCTGCTCCACGGCCGGGTCACGGAACACCTCGGACGGCGAGCCGTAGAAGTGGTGCAACCGGTTCATCGAGACCGTCCCGTACGCCAGGTAGAAGGTCGCGCTGTGCGGATCGAGCCGGTCCTGGAGCAGCGCGGGCAGCTCGGCCGCGCGCACGTGGTACGGCCCGGAGATCGGCGCGACCCCCCGCAGCCGGTACGCCGGGTCCCCGCGCAGCGCCTTGCCCAGCGCCATGGCCGCGTGCCCGCCCTGCGAGAACCCGGTGACCAGCACGTCCCCGCTCAGCGACCGCCCCTGCCGCCCTGGCCAGCTTGCCGAGCAGCAGCGACTCGCGTTCGCGCGCCGTGCGTTGCAGCGTGCCCGCGGAGATCTCCGTGCCGCCGGACAGCAGGTGCACCCGGAACGTGTCGGGACCGCGCCGCGCGTGAGCCCGTCAGAGAAGGCGGCGGATCTCCCCGTACGCGCGGTAGAACCCGCCGCGTCCGGCCGAGCGCACCCCGTCCACCAGGTAACGGGCGCCCGGCTCGCGGATGTCCTTGGGGAACTGCACGTTCCACGACTCGTAGCCGGGGCTGATCACCCGCACCCGCAGCCGCTCGCCCTCCCTGACGCACTCCACCACCACGCCGTCGCCGGCCTCGCCCGCCGCCGCCGTAACGGTCTCCAGCACGACGGAGGGCTCGACCGCCTCCAGCGTCGCCGCCGCCTTGACGTCCACCGGCTGCGGCACGCTGCCGGTGCGGGCGGCGGCGATGGCGGCCTCTCCGGCGTCGATGCAGGCCAGTGTGCCGTCGGTGGTGACGATGTAGAGCCGCTCGTCCAGGTACTGCATGGAGAAGGCCGAGCCGCAGCCGGTGCCGAGCTTCCACAGCCGCTCGCCCGAGGCGTCGAAGCAGTAGACGGAGGAGTGGTTGTCACCGGCGAAGACGTGGCGGCCACCCGGCGAGGTGGCGCAGGAGTAGACGGCGCCGTCGCACTGGTAGACGGCCTCCACCCGGCCGTCGCCCTTGGCCAGGCGGTGCACGGTGCGGCGGGCGGTGCCCGCGTAGACCGCGTGCTCCTCCTGCCAGCCGAACAGCACCGCGTCGGCGACCTTGGTCTCCCAGATCGGGGTGCCGTCGGAGACGTCGTAGCGGGCGACGCCGCGCGAGTGACCGAAGTAGACGGAGTCCGCGTCGCACCTGACCATCCAGGCCGAGTCGCCGCCGCCGTTGCGCGCCCACTGGAACTCGTCCTCGTAGTCGATCGCGGTGACCCGGCCCGCGCGGTCGGAGACGCCGAGCACGCCGTCGTGGATGTCGAGCCAGTAGATGTCCACGTCGGCCGCGATCTCGTAGGCGGACCTCGGGACCTTGCCGCTCAGGTCGTACACGCGGCCGTCGTCGCAGCCGGCGTAGATCCAGAAGTCGTCGGCCACGATGCACTTCACGCCGTCGGGCAGCCGGAAGCGGCCGGTCACGGTGCCGGAGTGGCTGAGGGTGTAGACGTCGCCGCGCTGGTTGCCGACCCAGCAGCGCTCGCCGTCCACGAAGATGCCGAACGCCGAGGCCCCGCTGTCGAAGCGCCACAGCACCGGCGCCTGCTGGGCGGTCGAGCGGGTGCTGGTGATGGCCCTGCGGGTGATGGCCCGGCGCTGGCGCACGCCGCGCACGGCGGGCGCGTAGCCCTTGCGGGCCTTCTCGGCGAGCTTCTTGGCCGCCGCCGCTTGGGCCTTGGCCTCCGTGGGGAAGGCGGTGACCTTGGTCTGACCTGCCTCGCCGATCCGTCCGTACGTGATGGTGACCTGCGTGCCCGCCACGGCCACCTCGTAGAACTTGTGCGATCCGCCGCCGTCCTCAGACAGCTCCAAGTAGGTCATGTCCGCGCTTCTCCAGAAATCGGGCCGTGATCAATTGCTGGGGAGCGTAGAGGACAGCGGCGACAAAAGTCAGACGCCCGCCCTGATCGGCACCACGTTGCCGGTCGTGCGGGCGCGCGGCAGCGCGAACCAGGTGGCCTTGCCGACCAGGTCGGGCTGCGTGACGTAGCGCTGGGGGTGGCAACCGTAGAAACCCTCGGAGAGCCTGGCCACGATGCGCAGGCCGCGCCCGTGCTCGGCGCCGAGGTCGTGGGGCGCGGGGGCGGGCAGGATCGGGCTGCCGTCCACCACCACGAGCATGATGTCCCTCTCGTCCACATGAAGGACGAGTTCGTAGGGGTCGTCGCCGTACAGGAACGCATTGGTGATCAATTCGCTCACCATGAGAACGGCGTCGTCAACGAGATCGGAAGAAAGGGAGAGTTCTGACAATTCCGTGCGGATGAGGGCGCGAACCTGACCGACCGTCCGCGCGTCCGCGCGCAGCGGCCAAGCGTACTGCTTCCGGCTCGGGCGAGTCGATCGCAGCCTGGTCATGGCGTCTCTTTCCTGTGCTGAGGGGCAGCGGATGCGCCTTTCGCTTAACAAGAGGACCTGCCTATGGTTTGACGTACAACGCTGTCGAAACGTGTACGCACGAGAAGGCCCTCCGGGTCGAATTTCCGATGAAATATCACTCATTCTTTTAGAGTGATGTCCGTAAATCGGGAAACTGCGCGACCCCGGTCAGGGATGGCCCAGGCCGGCGCCGATCTCCTCGATCAATTCGTCCACCCGCCTGGCCAGCTCCACGTCCAGCGACGTCACGGCGCCCACCGACACCGTCCGCACCAGCAGGACGAGCCCGTCGGGGCGGTCGTGCAGCTGCGGCTGCCTGCCGTAGGTGATCTTGAGCCGGTCGAGTGCGCCGCGCACCGCGTGCAGGTTCTCCCTGGGCAGCGAGACTGCGCGGCGCAGCCCCGACCGGTCGCCGCTCCATCGGGGCAGCGTGCGCAGCGCCGCGGCGAGCTCGGCGTCCGTCAGCGGCGTGCTGTGCCTCTTGGGGCCTGTGACGCCACCGCCGCCGCCGGGCCGCTCGAACAGACCCGTCATGCGGCCGATGGCGTGCAGCAGCCCCCGGTGTTCGCCCATCGTCTCCCCCGATCCCCCTGGCTCAGCCTTCCCGTTCCCAGGCCGCCGGCCTCGACACCTGCAGCAGGGACCACACGGCGGCCGGGGTGAGGGGCACGTCGGTGATCCGGTCGGCGATCTCCGGCAGGGCGGCGGCGACCGCGTTGGCGATCGCGGCGGGCGGGCCGATCGTGCCCGCCTCCCCGACGCCCTTCATCCCGCCCGGCGTGACCGGCGAGGGCGTCTGCAGCAGCACGACCTCGATGTCCGGCACCTCGCGCGTGGTCGGCGGCAGGTAGTCGACGATCGGCTGGCCGTCGTCGGTGTAGACGATCTCCTCGGTCAGCGCCTGGCCGATCCCCTGCGCCACGCCGCCCATGATCTGGCCCTCGACCACGGCCGGGTTGACCAGCACGCCGGCGTCGTTGACCACCCAGTAGCCCTCCAGCTCCACCGCGCCCGTCTCCGGATCGACGGCCACGGCCGCCGCGTGCGCCCCGTAGGCGTAGGTGTAGCCGGGCGGGTCGTAGCTGTCGCGCTCCTCCAGGCCGGGCGCGACGCCCTCGGGCAGGTCCCAGCCGCGCCACGCCGCCGTCGCCAGCTCGCGCAGCGGCACCGCCGCCTGCGGGTCGCCCTTCACCCGCACCGCGCCGCCGGCCACCTCCAGGTCGCCGGGCGCCGCCTCCAGCCGGTGCGCGGCCAGGGCCAGCAGCTTGTCACGCAGCTTGCCGGCGGCCCGCGTGAGCGCGCCGCCGCCGACCACCAGCGAGCGGCTCGCGATCGACCCGATCGACGAGTACGGCGTCACCGCCGTGTCCCCCAGCACCACCCGCACCCGCTCGATCGGCACCCCGATCCCGTCGGCCGCGAGCTGCGCCAGCGCCGTCTCGATGCCCTGCCCGATCGCGACCACCCCCGCCGAGACCACCACGGACCCGTCCTGCTCCATCCGCAGGGCCACCGTCTCGTAGCCGCCCGACTCCGCCCCCATGGCCTTGAGGTCCATCGAGGGGCCCAGCCCGGTGGTCTCGACGTGGCAGGAGTAGCCCACGCCGCGCCTGCGGCCGTCGTCCGCGCGGCCGACCGGCCGCACCATGTCCAGCACCGTGCGCAGGGCGCGCGGGTAGTCGCCCGAGTCGTAGGTCTGGCCGACCGCCGTCGTGCACGGCAGCTCCTCCGGCCGCAGCATGTTGCGCAGCCGCAGCTCGATCCGGTCGAGGCCGAGCCGGCGCGCCGCCTCGTCGATCAGCCGTTCCCTGGTCAGGGTGGCCTCGGGCTGGCCGAAGCCGCGGTAGGAGCCGAACGGCGCCGTCGTGGTGACCACGCCGCGCACCCGCACGCCGAACTTGCCGAACCGGTACGGCCCCGGCAGCAGCGTGGCCGTGACCGCGAACGTGGAGGCCCCGGTGTTGGCCGGGTGCGCGCCGAGATCGCCGACCACGTCCACGTACATGGCCAGGAACCGCCCGTCACCGTCCAGCGCCAGCCGCGCCCGGTGCACGGCCTGCCGCGCCGGCAGCGTCGCGAACAGCCGGTCGCCCGGCGCCTCCATCCAGCGCACCGGACGGCCCGCGCGCATCGCGGCCAGGCAGGCGAGCGCCTCGTCGGGGTAGACGTGCTCCTTGGCGCCGAACCCGCCGCCCGTGTCGCGGCTGATCACGCGGACCCGGTCGTGCGGCAGCCCGAAGGTGTCCGCGAGGTGCTCGCGCACGTGGTGCGGCGCCTGCGAGGAGGTGTGCACGGTCAGCTCGCCGTCGGCGTAGGAGGCCAGCACGCCGCGCGGCTCCAGCGGGTACGGCGAGACCCTGCCCATCCTGAACACCATCTCCACCACGTGCTCGGCCCCCTCGACGGCGGCCAGGCAGTCCTCGTCCCCCATCCCGAAGTCGGTGATCACATTGCTGCCCAGCTCCGGGTAGAGCGGCTGGGCGGCCATGGCCCGCTCGGCGCCGACGGTCGCGGGCAGCTCGTCGAGGTCCAGGTCGAGCAGGTCGGCGGCGTCCCTGGCGGCCTCCGGCGTACGGGCGACGACCAGGGCGAGCGGCTGGCCCGCGTACCGGATGGTGTCGTCCAGCACCGGGTAGGAGGTGAGGCGCTGGCCCGGCAGCACGTT
The nucleotide sequence above comes from Nonomuraea gerenzanensis. Encoded proteins:
- a CDS encoding RNA polymerase sigma factor, which gives rise to MDDPEERFTDLYDRHYRNVLGYALLRADRDVAEDVSSETFLVAWRRLADLPEPPLPWLLGVARNLLAKQRDSRHRRQALVDRIAALTTARDHEAWDVAEHVVDRETALAALCALPEQDVEAMVFATWYGLPPEQAAGVMGCSVRTYNVRLHRARKRLARALSLGGGPRPRLLDTPLEDPR
- a CDS encoding CU044_5270 family protein — protein: MTDRTFARLKPEGLDELAEDGYRRRRAADLARAFATPRTFAAPRAFATPRAHPGSTHPRLRRRRPFVLAAGTVAAGLAAVAATFTATFVVTGDPAPRQAPPSARPVLDARSFLLAAATTARREPAESGRYWYVNERVLQKVHVAPEEYAAEIKKLAATFEQRERELKGDLRRLEAAREEFEQQVGELKRRELPYTAYAADTTESWRAMRPGEAGRSVRGQDVAVTFGSPQDEADWRAAGSPALVERGKRTHEDNTPRVLSIDNPGLTLQNVSALPTGKDELKRRLDELWRRSPNTAGADKAGYLWQTGVDLMTAPIRPGTRSALYQVLADQPGITAQGEVTDALGRAGVALSSSTADGVSFRLVIDPETAELLEYDVADQGVTQLRVALAGMGFTDELGQRP
- a CDS encoding polysaccharide lyase 8 family protein, with the protein product MPLPTRRLFLRLGGVAVAGTAGALAPARAAHTPDETFVLLRRRWREVTAGPGHDSERYRARLAALGRAAARYRASMATGPDSLWPDQAFPSFVATPRRLRVMAQAYALGLADAGLAEAVATGVEHYRRHVYAAGGDAPGNWWHWQIGVPKALMDACVLAGTWSQALAESVDHYVPPSRLHRYSGNSTAANRVDLCVVTLLRAMLDDDHGRAALAVSALSPVFATVSEGDGFYRDGSFIQHSWVPYQGAYGVTLLSGLATLYAVLRGSPWEPADRRIFETVERSFAPFVHDGACMDLVRGRSVGRRPFGDHERGREIAAAVLLLGESATGEQRARWQAMVKGWAVRGTYRPMLEHAAEPAFHARLAAVMADGAVAAAAEPVGHRLLPMSARAVHRRPGWCAALSMASHRVGHYEHGNGENLRGWHTGSGMLYWWAEGHGDQYSDSFWPTVDPYRLPGTTVSTLRLPDGAGAGWGDTRTPWRWVGGACDGTYAAVGQHLSGLESTMEAFKSWFFLDDAIVCLGAGISGEDGVAVETVVDNRRTAARLTVGAGWAHLEGHGGYVVPGQELRTSRERRDGGGVSRDYVTLWLDHGVDPRAASYAYLLLPGAGREETQARALVLPDASEPRPADGLVRVLANTARLQAVQVPGLGLLSACFWNAGTVGGLTASAPCAVLVRERPGGTAAVTVADPRCELDELTLTWARPVAELLDGAALLTGGGLRFERPADQEGASVTVTVRFG
- a CDS encoding WGR domain-containing protein, whose translation is MTYLELSEDGGGSHKFYEVAVAGTQVTITYGRIGEAGQTKVTAFPTEAKAQAAAAKKLAEKARKGYAPAVRGVRQRRAITRRAITSTRSTAQQAPVLWRFDSGASAFGIFVDGERCWVGNQRGDVYTLSHSGTVTGRFRLPDGVKCIVADDFWIYAGCDDGRVYDLSGKVPRSAYEIAADVDIYWLDIHDGVLGVSDRAGRVTAIDYEDEFQWARNGGGDSAWMVRCDADSVYFGHSRGVARYDVSDGTPIWETKVADAVLFGWQEEHAVYAGTARRTVHRLAKGDGRVEAVYQCDGAVYSCATSPGGRHVFAGDNHSSVYCFDASGERLWKLGTGCGSAFSMQYLDERLYIVTTDGTLACIDAGEAAIAAARTGSVPQPVDVKAAATLEAVEPSVVLETVTAAAGEAGDGVVVECVREGERLRVRVISPGYESWNVQFPKDIREPGARYLVDGVRSAGRGGFYRAYGEIRRLL
- a CDS encoding ATP-binding protein; the protein is MSDISSEIRPGGPSRAYTFRQRCTSNHRQVLLLSERRIRCPSAQERDAMTRLRSTRPSRKQYAWPLRADARTVGQVRALIRTELSELSLSSDLVDDAVLMVSELITNAFLYGDDPYELVLHVDERDIMLVVVDGSPILPAPAPHDLGAEHGRGLRIVARLSEGFYGCHPQRYVTQPDLVGKATWFALPRARTTGNVVPIRAGV
- a CDS encoding 4a-hydroxytetrahydrobiopterin dehydratase; this encodes MGEHRGLLHAIGRMTGLFERPGGGGGVTGPKRHSTPLTDAELAAALRTLPRWSGDRSGLRRAVSLPRENLHAVRGALDRLKITYGRQPQLHDRPDGLVLLVRTVSVGAVTSLDVELARRVDELIEEIGAGLGHP
- a CDS encoding xanthine dehydrogenase family protein molybdopterin-binding subunit; its protein translation is MGDPYVGARTPRREDARLLTGKGRYVSNVRLPGTLHAHVVRSPIAHGRLLGCDAKAVWAVEGVVDVITPADAAGLSLPCVNVLPGQRLTSYPVLDDTIRYAGQPLALVVARTPEAARDAADLLDLDLDELPATVGAERAMAAQPLYPELGSNVITDFGMGDEDCLAAVEGAEHVVEMVFRMGRVSPYPLEPRGVLASYADGELTVHTSSQAPHHVREHLADTFGLPHDRVRVISRDTGGGFGAKEHVYPDEALACLAAMRAGRPVRWMEAPGDRLFATLPARQAVHRARLALDGDGRFLAMYVDVVGDLGAHPANTGASTFAVTATLLPGPYRFGKFGVRVRGVVTTTAPFGSYRGFGQPEATLTRERLIDEAARRLGLDRIELRLRNMLRPEELPCTTAVGQTYDSGDYPRALRTVLDMVRPVGRADDGRRRGVGYSCHVETTGLGPSMDLKAMGAESGGYETVALRMEQDGSVVVSAGVVAIGQGIETALAQLAADGIGVPIERVRVVLGDTAVTPYSSIGSIASRSLVVGGGALTRAAGKLRDKLLALAAHRLEAAPGDLEVAGGAVRVKGDPQAAVPLRELATAAWRGWDLPEGVAPGLEERDSYDPPGYTYAYGAHAAAVAVDPETGAVELEGYWVVNDAGVLVNPAVVEGQIMGGVAQGIGQALTEEIVYTDDGQPIVDYLPPTTREVPDIEVVLLQTPSPVTPGGMKGVGEAGTIGPPAAIANAVAAALPEIADRITDVPLTPAAVWSLLQVSRPAAWEREG